In the Desulfuromonas sp. DDH964 genome, ACCTGCAGAACCTGCGCATGGTCCTCGAGTACGTCCATACGGAAGCTCCTACTGGTACCAGCAAGGCCGGGACCTTCCAGGTTGCGCTCTCTTTCTGAACCGGACCGGCAACGAAATGTCCGTCCGGCACCGATTTCCGGGGCGGGACTTAATCAAACGAGGTGTTCCCAATGAAAAAAGTCGTCCTGTTGCTCTGCGCCGTGCTGTTGCTGGCGACCAGCGTCGAGGCAAAGCTCGTGGTCCTCGGCAAGGGGGATGCCACCCAGTTCGATGTCTCGAGCTTCCCGCCCAGGATGCAGGAGGCCTACAAGCTGATGGCAGTTAAATGCATCAAATGCCACTCCCAGGAGCGAACCGCCATCGCCCTGCAAACAGGTGTTGCGCCCATCACCGGCGGCCTTTTCGACCGCAATGCGACCCGGGCTTACGGCATCAAGATGCTGCGCAAACCCGATTCGGACATGACCAAGGATGACGTCAAGGTGGTAATCGAACTCCTTAACTTCATGCTCGACGAAGCGAATCGCTGACCGGGCGTTTCCTGCAAAGGCAAGCCGATGCGGCCCCCATCCCGGTTTCGGGGTCGGGGCCGCGCTCATTTCGGCCGATTCCGAATCAGTTCCGCCAGATTAAAATTTGGTTTTGTTAATTTTTTCATTTTCATGTTCTGGCGATCAGTGTTACTACTGACGGCATGAAAAACATCCTCCTGCTACCAGCGGCAATAACCTTGGCGCTCCTCGCCGGCTTCCTCCTTGGCCAGTTCGATATCCTGCCCACCGAGGATCATCTCGCCAGCAGTGCCATAGTGCCACCGACCTTCCACGATATGCGGGTCAATCCGGCCAGCGACTACGTCGACCTGATCGACCCCGAGGACCCGGAGATTCGCCGACTCGCCCTCGGTCTTCCTTCCTTCGAAGCGGCCTACAACTTCGTCCAGAACGAAATCCGCTTCGCCCCTTTCGTCCCGCCCGGTCCGGTGAGCGCCACGCTCCAATATGGCGTCGGCAGCTGCCTCGGCAAGGCTGCCCTGCTCGCCAGTCTTTATCGGGCGATGGGGATGCCGCAGGAAGACCTGCGCCTGGTGATGGGGATCGTTATCACCCCGCAGGGGGAATCGGACCACGTCTGGATCGACCTCGAAAACAAGGGGCGCTGTCTGCAGCAGGACCCCTCGGGCATGCTCGGCCGTTTCGCCTTTGACGCCTTCCCCGGCACCGCCTACGTCGACAACTATGTCATGAAAGAGAGCTTCGCTTTCAATGACGGCGGCTTTGCCCTGGTCTCCCAGCTTAACCGCTTTCGCAACCGGCCGGTGCCGGGACAATAGCTCCAGGTCTCAGGGATATCACCCAATAAAAAACCCCGCCGGCAGCCGCCCAGCGGGGTTTTTTATTGGGTCGTTCAGGAAGTCTCAGCGCGCCGAGCCGGTCGGCCGGCGCGACCGGAGACTGCGCTCCTCGACGATCGGCTGCCGCCCACCGCGGGTGGCGCCTCCCGGTCCGCCGCCGGCGGCCGGTCGCTGCTGCCAGCTGGTCTGGCCGCTGCGGCGCGGGGCGCCAGGGCGCTGGCCGCCGGGTCGACGTCCCGGGGTAGCGCTCGGCCGCCGCAACGGCCGGGTCGGCTCCAAACCGGGAACGGTCTGAATCGGCACCTGCTGGCCGATATAGCGCTCGATGCGGCCGAGGGCGCCGAGATCCTGGGCGGAAGCGAAGGAGATGGCAATTCCCGAGGCGCCGGCGCGACCGGTGCGGCCGATGCGATGCACGTAATCTTCGGCAAATTTCGGCAGGTCGTAGTTGATGACATGGCTGATGCCGGAAACGTCGAGTCCACGGGCGGCGACGTCGGTCGCCACCAGCAGGCGTACCTTGCCGCGACGCAGGTCGGTGACGGTACGATTGCGTTCCCGCTGGCTCATGTCGCCGTGCAGGGCGGCGGCTGCATGCCCCTGGGTGCGCAGGCGCCCGGCGAGGCTGTCGGCGTCGCGCTTGGTTGCGGCAAAGATAATCGCCCGGGTCAGGTCGGCTTCGGCGACGAGGTGCTTGAGGAGGCGCTCCTTGTGCTCCAGGTTGTCGGTGTGATGGAGGCGCTGCTCGATCTGCGCATGGGTCACCTTCTCTCCGGCCACCTCGATCCGCTCGGGGTTGCGCAGCAGGCGGCCGGCAAGGCGCGCCATGGCCGTATCGAGGGTGGCGGTAAAGAGCATGGTCTGGCGTCCGGCGGGGGTCGCCTTGGCAATCTTGTCGACATCATCGGCAAACCCCATGTCGAGCATGCGGTCCGCTTCGTCGAGGATCAGGATCTCGAGCCGGAAAAGGTCGAGACGGCCGCGCTGCAGATGGTCGATCAGCCGTCCCGGGGTGGCGACGATCAGGTCGACGGGCGCGGCGAGCAGGCGCTGCTGTTCCGGGTAGGGCATCCCGCCGAGGATGGCGCCGCTGCGAATGCGCAGGTACTTGCCGTAGTTGCGTACCGCTTCGGTGACCTGGTTGGCGAGCTCCCGGGTCGGGGTCAGCACCAGAATCCGCGGCCCGCGGCCGCGCCCGCTCGGGGGGGTGCCGAGGCGCTGCAGGGCCGGCAGGACAAAGGCGGCGGTCTTGCCGGTGCCGGTCTGGGCGGTGGCGATCAGGTCGCGTCCTTCGAGAGCCAGGGGAATGGCGCGCTCCTGGATCGGGGTCGGGGCCGTGTAACCACACTCGGTGACCGCCCTGAGGATGGTCGGCGCCAGCTGGAAATCCTGAAAATTCATCTAAATTCCTCGCGTTTTTGGTAATCAGGGCCGCTTCTTCCGTGGCCAGCTGCGGGGCAACGCTCCCCGTCGCAGGCGACTGCCCGGAAAAGACGGCCGGAAAATACCGGTCGCAGCAAAAGAAGGTGTGTGCCGCAGGGCAGACAGCTGCCCTGAAGAGGGAAACGGCAACAACACGAAACCGACTGGCAAGAGACATCGTCGCCAACCGGTCGTGCAGCTGCGTTGCAATGGGGATGCGAAGCAGGGGGGTCGGAGCGATGAAGCGTCGGGCGGGGTGGGAGAAAAACCGCCGGGGCGTTGTACAGTCGCCGCGCACTCTAGGCGATCGGCCGCCGAAAAGCAAGGGAATTCGCACCGGTCGGCCGAGCAGCGGCCGCAGAGGGCCGGTCAGGGGAGGGTAAAGTAGAAAACCGCTCCGTCAGCACTCCCCTCGGCCCAGATTTGTCCGCCGTGACGCTGGACGACCCGGGCCACCGTTGCCAGCCCGATGCCGGTGCCGGGAATCGCGCCGACATTGGAAAGGCGCTGGAAGGGGTGAAAGAGGCGGGACGCTTCGCTCATGTCGAAGCCGCGGCCATTGTCGCGGACCAGGAAGACCTGCTGTCCCCCTTGTTCAGTCTGGCCGAATTCGATCCGGGGGTGACTGGCCTCCCCGGTATACTTCCAGGCGTTGCCGAGCAGATTGTCGAGGAGGACCCGCAGCAGCTGGCGGTCGCCCCGGGCGACCAGGTCCGGGGAAACAACGACATCGACCAGTCGCTGGGGGTCGCCGAGGCGCAGCCCAAGGACGACCTCGCCAGCCAGTTCGCTCAGATTTACCGTCTCGATATGCAACGCCTTGCGGCTGACCTGGGAGATGACCAGCATCGCCTCGATCAGGTCATCCATGCCGTCGATTGCCGTGAGAATGGTCTCGAGGCAGTAGTTGCCGGTCGCGCTGAGCGCCGAATCCGCATCGGCCTCGAACAGTTGGGCGGCGGCCGAGATCTTGGTGAGGAAGGAGCGCAGATCGTGGGAGAGGGAATAGCCGAAGGCTTCGAGCTCCCGATTGGCGGACTGGAGTTCGGCGGTGCGGTTTTCGAGGTCCCGGTTGACCTGCTGGATTTCGGCCAGCGACTGGTGCCGGCGCGTGATGTCGCGGACGACACAGACGATGCCGCCATCGGCCAAAACGCTCAGCGAAAGCTCCTGCGGAAAGAGGCTGCCGTCGCGGCGCCGTCCCCTCGCCTCGCCTCGCCAGCGCCCTGCGGCAAAGAGCTCCGGCAGGATCGCCTGCTCGATGCGGGCGACCTCGTCGGCGTCGTACAGGTCCCGCCAGCTCCGCCCCAGCAGAGTCTCCGGCCGCTCGTAACCGTAAAGCTCGGCATGGGCCTGATTCAGGTAGGTATAGTGCGCCGCGGCATTGAGGATGCCGATGCCGTCGATGGAACTTTCCATCGCTGCCATCTGGTCGTGCAAGCGCTCTTCCAGCAGCTTGCGGGCGGTGATATCGCGAACCGCCTCGATCCCCGCGACGATCTTTCCGGAGGAATCACGTAGCGGCGAGGAGATGATCTCGAAGACACGGCGCCCCCCCGCCTCCACTCGCTCACCTTCATGAACGTGGACGCGGCCGTCGTTAAATGCGGTCACCAGCTGGCAGCCGGGGCAGACCGTCTCCTGCTGCCGGTAGGCCCGGTAGCAGTACTCCCCCAGATGCTCGCCCATCATCTGCCGATGCAGAGCATTCTGATAGAGAATGCGCAACTCCGCGTCCTGGATGCTGACCCCGTCCCCCAGAACCTCGAGGATATTCTCGCAGCGACGCCGCTCGGCGCCTTCGGCCGCGGAAAGGGATTTCAATTCCGCCTGCAGGCGGTGCTGGCGGGTGAAGAGGAGGCTGATGTAGATCAAAAATCCGAGCTGGTTGGCGAGAAATACGACACGGATCAGGATTTCATGAATTCCCGGCGCGAAGATACTGTCGAGGAAGGATTCCTGGTCGAAGAAAGAGTCGATGACGGCGTCGGCCAGCCAGGAGGCTGCCATCAGCACCAGGCCGACGGCCAGGATGCGCATTTTGGGTCCCAGCGTTCTGTTTTCTGCCAAGGGCACCCTCCCACTCACGTAAGCCAGTCAATAAAATGACAATTTCAGATCGGGATAAGCCTGGTCAGACAGTAATGAATCTCCCCGCAGCAAGCTACGGGGTATCAAAAGTTTAGATTGATCGCTTTCATCGAAGCAAGCTTCGGGGAATTCGACCCACCTGAGATTAAAATAAACTTATCTCTTTTTTTACCAAACGCCAGCACCCGAGACCTGGAATCAGGGACCGGGCTTGCCTGAGACGGCGCGGCCGGCATCGGCCAAAGCCTGCTCCAGGCGATCGAAGCGCGCGGCCCCGGCCTCCCCCCGGAAACCGCTGAGGGCAACCAGCAACACCTCGTCAGCGACCCGGCTGACGCCAATCACCCGGTAGGGGACCAGGAAAGCCAGCAGCAGGCCGAGCACAATGGTAAGACAGCCGAACCAGACCACAGGCTCTCCGGGATCGCGCGACAGCTGGAATCCGCCGGCCCAGAATCCGAACTTGTCACGACTGAACCCGGTCTGGTAAATCGTCACCCCCTCGAAGACCAGCGGCCGATTGACCTCGATGATCCCTTTAGCAACAACCGTGCCCTCGCGCAGGAGAGAGACTTCGCTGTGCATCTGGCGCAGAATCGGATCCCGCCAGGCCAGCGGTCTGATCACCACCCCCGGATCGACCCGGTTGGCAAATGAAGATTGGCCCTGGAGCTTGCCGCTGCGGGCATGGTACTCCCCGAGGGATTGACCGTCGCGACTGATTTCAAGAATCAGCTGCTCCTCTTCCGGGATGAATTTGAGCACCCGGGCGGTCACCCCCGGCTCCGGCAGGGAAACGGTCTCCCCCTCGCGGCAGGTATAGGTCGCGAGGAGCTGGCCGCTGGCGGGGTCGAGGGCGGCAAACTGCAACTCGATGGGGTAGTAACGCGGTTCGAACTGATCGAGGCGGAAGGTGAATCCGAGGGGAAGATCCTGCTGCCGCTCCCAGTCGAAGTAGACATCGCTCTGGTCGCCGGCGTAAATATTCAGGGTCCCGACAAAGCCGAGCTGGCTGCAAAAGGCGCCGGTCATGATCAGCAGAACCGAGAGGTGAACCAGCGTCGACCCCCAGCGACCGACCCGGCCACGCCCGCCGACCAGGGCCCCGTCCGCGACCGCAACCCGGTAGCCCGATGCGCGCAGGGCGGCAGCAAGCTGCGCCATATCCGTATTCCGGGGGAGGAGGTAGCGCAACGGCGAGCTGAAGACCCGTTCCGAACGCAGCAGGTCGAGATGTCGGGAGCGGTCAGCGAGATTGCGCCGGATGGTGCGCAGAGTGCAGACCGCCAGGTTCAGAGCGAGCAGCAGCAGCAGCAACCGAAACCAGATGCTCTGGTAAAAGAGGTCGTAGCGCGCTACACCCAGGCCCTCGTCCCGCCCTGGCTGGAGGGTTCCGAAAACAGAGACGGCGGCCAACCCCAGCAGGAGCCCGAGGGTCAGGTAGAGTGAACTGAAAAAACGGATCAGCATGGGCAGGGGACTCCGCGCCGAGGCTGCGGCAGAAGGCCGGGGCCAACCGGGCCAGTTTCCTGTTGCAAGGGCCTGGAGTCTAGCACGGCGGGAAGAAGGGCGGCAAGGGCTAGCCTCTCCCCTGCCGCCAGATCCGCTGCATCAGGCGCCCTTTTGATCTATACTCTGCACACTTCACCCCCTTACGGAGGAATAAACCATGGAGATTACTTTCCCCGGCGGCCTTGCCGTCGAAGCCCGCTACAAGGGGTTCACCGTCCGCTGCGACCAGCCCGAGGCAGCCGGCGGTAAAAACTCGGCGCCATCCCCCTTCGACCTCTTCCTGATCTCCCTCGGCAATTGCGCCGGCTACTTCGCCCTTCGTTTCTGCCAGCAGCGCGACCTTCCGACTGCCGGGCTGCGCCTGACCCTGACGAGCGAACGGGATCCGGAACAGCATCGCCTGGCCCGGGTGCAGATCGTCATCGAGCTGCCGGAGGGTTTCCCCGACAAGTACCGCGCGGCCATCATCCGGGCGACCGACCAGTGCACGGTAAAGCGCACCATCTTCGACCCGCCCGACTTCGAAGTGACGACAGCGTGAATCAGGCTTCCGGCCCTTCGTCACCGGCCTCATGCAGGCCGGTTTCCCGGGCCAGGGCTGCCAGCAGCGGCAGCGCCTCGGCCGTCCGCTCCACCGGCCAGGCCATCTCCACCAGTCCGGAGTGCCCGTCCAGGGTCCGCAAAAAGAGGAGGCCGTCGTACCCCTCGACGAGAAAGCGCAGATAGCCGATCTCCTGGCGGGGAAGGCGGAATTGCCGTTGCTGGAAGCAAACTGTCATAGCTCTCTTTTCCCTTGACGACTGTCGCCTGAGTCGTTATTTTGGCTAAAGTTTTTTAGGGGAACTGAAAATTGTCCGCCCCCCCGGCGCAAACCCTGGCGGCGGTCGACCACGGCGAATGCTCCCCCCAGCCCCGGCACCGACAACGCCCGCTAACAGCGGGCGTCGCGATCAAGAATTTTTATCGCGCAGTCTCTGTTTCAGCCATTAAAACCTCCTCCAGAGTCGGCTGTACCAAGCAGGAGATTCGTTGCGAACCCCGGGAATCCCCACCCGGGGATTTTTTTTGCCCGGGGCCTGCCCCCTCGGCAAGCTATCTTCCGGGAGAAGCCTCGTTGCCGAAGTGGTCGAGGAGGTAGCGGGCAATGCTCCGCTTCGGCGGCAGCAGCGGCAGGGCGTCGATGGAAAACCAGCGCGCATCCTCCAGTTCGGTAGTTTCAACCACCACCTCACCGGCAACGTAGTCAGCGACGAAACCGGCCATCAGCTGGCTGGGAAAGGGCCAGCTCTGGCTGCCGACATAGCGGACGTTGCTGACCGTCACTCCGGTCTCTTCCAGCACCTCGCGTGCCACCGCCTCTTCCAGGCATTCGCCGAAATCGAGAAATCCCGCCACCAGGCTGTAACGCCCGGCGGGCCAGCCCGCCTTGCGAGTCAGCAGCAGTTCCCGGCCGCGCCGCACCAGCACAATGACGCAGGGATGAATATGCGGAAAATGGCCATAGCCACAGGATCTGCAGGTGCGCCCCCACTCGCCCGGCATCGGCACCGTCGCCCCCCCGCAGCGGGAACAGTGGCGACTGTTGCCGAGCCAGTGCAGGATCGCGCCGGCGGTGCCGGCCAGCGACAGCAGCGCCAGGGAGAGGCCCGGTTCGGCAGCGAGGAGGTTTTCACTGCGCAGCCCGGCCGGCAGGGCGCTCTCCGCCGGCAGCTTCAGGGCCCGGCAGGGACGCCCGAGGTAGCGCCCCAAATAGATGGCCGCCCCTTCATCCCCGGCCGGCAGCATCCCCTCGGGAAGGGTCGCCGCGGGAGTATCGGTGACCAGCAGTTCGCCACTGCGCAGCAGGACCCAGACCCCGGCGCCGCCCGGATCCCGGTCGGGCGATTCGAGCTTGAATTCTGCCGCCAATGCGGTCTGGTTGAAGGGGAGATGCTGGGGGGAGGGGTAGCGGTCGGGAAAAGGCATCAGTCTACTCCGGCAGCAGGCAGGCGGCTGCAGAGGAGCAGCGCCAGCTGGGTCTTGGCATCCACGATCGCCCCCGCCGCGATCGCGGCAAGGGCCGCGTCGAGGGAGAGCAGAAACGGTTCGATAAATTCGTCCGCTTCGGGCGCTGCGGCCACCGGTTGCAAATCACGGGCGAGAAAGAGGTCGATGCGCTCGTCGCAGAACCCGACCGAGCTCAGGGTGGTGCCGAGAAGATCGAGGCGGCCGGCAACATAGCCGGCCTCCTCGGCCAGCTCGCGCCGGGCACAGGCTTCCGGAGTTTCTCCCGGCTCGAGGCGTCCGGCGGGGATCTCGATCACGTTCCCCCCGGCAGCGGGCCTGAACTGCCGCAGCAGCAGGACCTGCCCGTCCTCCAGTAAGGGGAGCACCGCCGCCCCTCCGGGGTGACGAACGATTTCGAAATCGGCCCTCCGCCCATCGGGGAGCAGGTGCTCCTCCAGCGCCAGCGCGACGATCCTGCCGTTGAAGACCGGCCGCCGCTTCATCCTTCACTCCCCTTGCCAGGCATCACCAGGCAGAGCTCGTCGCTGGCAATCCGCAGGGTTACCGGCAAGCGGCCGAAGAAATCGCCATCGATCTGTACCGCCACCCCCGCGCCGAGCAGTTGCAGGTTCGGTGTCTGCAGCCGGCGGGCCGCGGCCGGGGAGAGGGTGCGGCCGGCGGCAAGGGCGAGCGCCGCACCGAGCAGGGCGCGGCGCCCCGGCTTGAGCAGCAGGCAGACTTCGAAGCTCGCCGCCGTCAGGGACGCCCCTGGCGCGATGACGAAACGTCCGCCGTAAAGCCTGCCGTTACTGATGATCGCCCCGTAACAGGGGATATCCTCCCCGGCGGCGGTCCGCGCCGTGAAGGGCTGGGGCGGCGCCTGGAATAGAGCGCGCAGCGCGCTGGCGAGGTAGGCGCCCTTGCCCAGAGCGCGCTTCAAGCCCGGGCTCACCTGGCAGACCGCCTCGGCATCGAGGCCGGCGCTCGCCATGAGCAGAAAGCGGGTGTCGTTGGCGACCCCGAGGTTGACCGGGACCGCCGGGCCTTCGAGGGCAATGCGGCAGGCCGCTTCCAGGTCAAAGGGGATGCCGGCTTCGAGGGCAAAGACGTTGGTCGTTCCAAGGGGGAGAAAGGCGAGCGGGATGGCGCTGGGAACCAGGCCATTGACGACTTCGTTGAGGGTACCGTCACCGCCGGCCGCAATGACCCGATCATGGCCCCGGGTGCGGGCTTCGGCCGCGGCCCGGCGGGCATCGCCCCGCGCCCCGGTGAGGGTCAGATCGACCTCCACCCCGGCGGCGCGAAGCCATTCAACTGCATGCTGAATCCGCTGCCGGGCCTGGCGGCCGGCCACCGGGTTGGCGATCAGCTTGACGCGCGTAACCCTGGCCACGACGACCTCATTCCTGTCCGGGGTTGGCGGCATCGGCCGCGACCCGGCAACGGTAAGCGTTATGCTTGCGCTGCTCATAGACCGGGGCACAGCGATAGCCGCTCTCCGTTTCAAAGGAGGGCTTCGCCTCGGCGTTCATCACCACGAAGAGTTCTTTCCGGTCGCCGAGGTAGCGCTGGAGGTCGGCAGCGGTAGGCAGGTACCAGTTCCGATAATCCTGGTTTTCCTGGAACTGCACCTCGCGCTCCATGCCGTAGGCGGAGGCGGTCAGGTGACGGCGATAGAGGGAGAGGGAGGGGAGAAATCCCCTGTAGACCAGGACGTCGAGCTTGCGCCCGGGGTCGAGGCGGTTGAGCGCCTGGGCCATCTGTTCGTAGCCGCGCATCTGCGGAGCGGCCACCGCGGCGACCCCGTAGGCCACCGTCGTCACCAGCAGCAGCAGAGCGGCACAGCGCGGGATCAACAGTTCACCGCGGTGGTCCCGCAACGCCTGCCACCAGAGCCAGAGCGCCGGAATGGTTGCCAGCAGCAAAACCGAGCGCAGCGGTCGGGCCGGCGGGTAGACAAAACCGGCCACCGCCGGGGCAATCGCCGCCACCAGCAGCACCAGCACCGCCAGCAGGCGCAGCCGTGGCATCGCCAGGCGGGCAAGGGCTCCGGCAGCGAGAATCGCCGCCATGCCATAAAAGGGGAGGATGTAGGTCGGCTGCTTGCTCTGCGCCAGAGTGAAGATCAGAAAGGGGACCAGCACGTAGAGAAAGAGAACCTGCCGGGAGCGGTCGAACTTGCGCAGGCGCACCGCCCCCTTGAGAAAAAAGAAGATGTAGGGGAGAAAGGTCCCGGCGAAGACATAGAAGAAATACCAGGGCGGCTCGTAGCGGCGGAACCGGTTGCTGGCGACGCGGTCGACGGTCTGGACCTTGAGGAAGTAGTAGAGCAGGCCGGGGTTCTCGATCATCACCGCGACATACCAGGGGAGCGCCACCAGGGCAAAGGTCGCCACCGCGAGGGCGGTCTCCCGCCAGCTGAAGAGGCGCCGATGGCCGGCATCAAAGAACTTGGCGAGCAGAAACGGCAGCAGGGTGAAGAGGAAGATGAGCGGTCCCTTGGCGAGGAAACCGAGGCCCAGGGCGAGGCCATAGAGGGGGGCATCGCTGCGCCGCGCCGGGCCGGCGATGCGACGGAATAGGTAATACTGGGCCATGACCGTGAAGCAGGTCAGGTAGATATCGGTGGCGACGATGCGCGCCACCCCCAGAAAGAGGAGGGAGGTGGCAAAGATCAGGGCGGCGTCGCGGGCCTGGCGATAGTCATCGAGCAGCACCAGGGCGACCCGGTAGAGGTAGGCAACCGCCAGGCAGGCCGCGACCACGCCGAAAAAACGGGCGCCGAAATCGTTGATGCCGAAGAGTTTGTAGCCGGCGGCGATCGCCCAGTAGGTCAGGGGGGGCTTGTGAAAATGCTTGATGCCGTTAAAGAACGGCTCCAGGTAGTTGCCGCTGGCCACCATCTCCCAGGCAATTTCGCCGTAACGCCCCTCCGTCGACTCCATCAGCGGCAGGAGCCCGGTCGGAATCAGCAGGATGAGAAAATAGCCGGCCAGCCACAGCCAGAGTCGCGGGCTGGCCGGTGCCCGGGATTCAACCATTCTCGGCTTCCCGCTCCCGTTTTTCCCGGGCAATCAGGTAGATATTGCGGGTGTAGATGAAAAAGCCGGTCGCCTGGCCGACGATAAAGACGATGTCCTTGCGGATGATGGCGTAGATAAGGAGCAGGGAGCTGCCGCCAATACTGAAGTACCAGAAGGCAGTGGGGATCATGCTGCGGCGATGCTTCTCCGAATAGAGCCACTGCACGAAAAAGCGCATGAAAAAAAGGCTCTGGCCGGCAAAGCCGAGCACCAGAATGGCGATCTCCGTTTTAGCCATGCTTTTCCCCGATCTCGATTTTCAGTTGCCGCTTGATCATCCAGCGCACGGTGATGACATCGTAGAGCCCCTCGACGCCACGCCGCAGGTTGGTGTACTTGGAAATCCCGTGCAACCGGGGCCGGTGATTGACCTTGACTTCGATCACCCGTGCCCCCTCGTTGCGCATCAGGGTCGGCAGAAAGCGGTGCAGCCCCTTGTACATCTTGATGCGTTTGAGCATCGCCGCGTTCATCACCTTGAGGGAACAGCCGGTGTCATGGATCGATTCCCAGGTCAGCTGGTTGCGCACGAAATTGCCGATGCGGCTGCTGATCTTCTTGCCGAGGTTATCCTGGCGGTTGAAGCGCCAGCCATTGATCATCTCGAAGTCGCCATAGTGCTTGAGCATCTCCGGGATATCGGCGGGGTCGTTCTGCAGATCGGCATCCATGGTGATGACGACATCGCCGTCGGCATGCTGAAAGCCGGCATAGAGCGCTGCCGACTGCCCGGCATTGCGGGCAAAGGCAACATAGGCGACGGTTGGCGATTGCGCCGCCAGCTCCTTGATGACCGCCAGGCTGCGGTCGGTGCTGC is a window encoding:
- a CDS encoding sensor histidine kinase translates to MAENRTLGPKMRILAVGLVLMAASWLADAVIDSFFDQESFLDSIFAPGIHEILIRVVFLANQLGFLIYISLLFTRQHRLQAELKSLSAAEGAERRRCENILEVLGDGVSIQDAELRILYQNALHRQMMGEHLGEYCYRAYRQQETVCPGCQLVTAFNDGRVHVHEGERVEAGGRRVFEIISSPLRDSSGKIVAGIEAVRDITARKLLEERLHDQMAAMESSIDGIGILNAAAHYTYLNQAHAELYGYERPETLLGRSWRDLYDADEVARIEQAILPELFAAGRWRGEARGRRRDGSLFPQELSLSVLADGGIVCVVRDITRRHQSLAEIQQVNRDLENRTAELQSANRELEAFGYSLSHDLRSFLTKISAAAQLFEADADSALSATGNYCLETILTAIDGMDDLIEAMLVISQVSRKALHIETVNLSELAGEVVLGLRLGDPQRLVDVVVSPDLVARGDRQLLRVLLDNLLGNAWKYTGEASHPRIEFGQTEQGGQQVFLVRDNGRGFDMSEASRLFHPFQRLSNVGAIPGTGIGLATVARVVQRHGGQIWAEGSADGAVFYFTLP
- a CDS encoding NUDIX hydrolase → MKRRPVFNGRIVALALEEHLLPDGRRADFEIVRHPGGAAVLPLLEDGQVLLLRQFRPAAGGNVIEIPAGRLEPGETPEACARRELAEEAGYVAGRLDLLGTTLSSVGFCDERIDLFLARDLQPVAAAPEADEFIEPFLLSLDAALAAIAAGAIVDAKTQLALLLCSRLPAAGVD
- a CDS encoding DUF4911 domain-containing protein, whose product is MTVCFQQRQFRLPRQEIGYLRFLVEGYDGLLFLRTLDGHSGLVEMAWPVERTAEALPLLAALARETGLHEAGDEGPEA
- a CDS encoding cytochrome c biogenesis protein ResB gives rise to the protein MLIRFFSSLYLTLGLLLGLAAVSVFGTLQPGRDEGLGVARYDLFYQSIWFRLLLLLLALNLAVCTLRTIRRNLADRSRHLDLLRSERVFSSPLRYLLPRNTDMAQLAAALRASGYRVAVADGALVGGRGRVGRWGSTLVHLSVLLIMTGAFCSQLGFVGTLNIYAGDQSDVYFDWERQQDLPLGFTFRLDQFEPRYYPIELQFAALDPASGQLLATYTCREGETVSLPEPGVTARVLKFIPEEEQLILEISRDGQSLGEYHARSGKLQGQSSFANRVDPGVVIRPLAWRDPILRQMHSEVSLLREGTVVAKGIIEVNRPLVFEGVTIYQTGFSRDKFGFWAGGFQLSRDPGEPVVWFGCLTIVLGLLLAFLVPYRVIGVSRVADEVLLVALSGFRGEAGAARFDRLEQALADAGRAVSGKPGP
- a CDS encoding cytochrome C produces the protein MKKVVLLLCAVLLLATSVEAKLVVLGKGDATQFDVSSFPPRMQEAYKLMAVKCIKCHSQERTAIALQTGVAPITGGLFDRNATRAYGIKMLRKPDSDMTKDDVKVVIELLNFMLDEANR
- a CDS encoding OsmC family protein, with amino-acid sequence MEITFPGGLAVEARYKGFTVRCDQPEAAGGKNSAPSPFDLFLISLGNCAGYFALRFCQQRDLPTAGLRLTLTSERDPEQHRLARVQIVIELPEGFPDKYRAAIIRATDQCTVKRTIFDPPDFEVTTA
- a CDS encoding DEAD/DEAH box helicase — encoded protein: MNFQDFQLAPTILRAVTECGYTAPTPIQERAIPLALEGRDLIATAQTGTGKTAAFVLPALQRLGTPPSGRGRGPRILVLTPTRELANQVTEAVRNYGKYLRIRSGAILGGMPYPEQQRLLAAPVDLIVATPGRLIDHLQRGRLDLFRLEILILDEADRMLDMGFADDVDKIAKATPAGRQTMLFTATLDTAMARLAGRLLRNPERIEVAGEKVTHAQIEQRLHHTDNLEHKERLLKHLVAEADLTRAIIFAATKRDADSLAGRLRTQGHAAAALHGDMSQRERNRTVTDLRRGKVRLLVATDVAARGLDVSGISHVINYDLPKFAEDYVHRIGRTGRAGASGIAISFASAQDLGALGRIERYIGQQVPIQTVPGLEPTRPLRRPSATPGRRPGGQRPGAPRRSGQTSWQQRPAAGGGPGGATRGGRQPIVEERSLRSRRPTGSAR
- a CDS encoding transglutaminase-like domain-containing protein, giving the protein MKNILLLPAAITLALLAGFLLGQFDILPTEDHLASSAIVPPTFHDMRVNPASDYVDLIDPEDPEIRRLALGLPSFEAAYNFVQNEIRFAPFVPPGPVSATLQYGVGSCLGKAALLASLYRAMGMPQEDLRLVMGIVITPQGESDHVWIDLENKGRCLQQDPSGMLGRFAFDAFPGTAYVDNYVMKESFAFNDGGFALVSQLNRFRNRPVPGQ
- a CDS encoding diacylglycerol/lipid kinase family protein; the protein is MARVTRVKLIANPVAGRQARQRIQHAVEWLRAAGVEVDLTLTGARGDARRAAAEARTRGHDRVIAAGGDGTLNEVVNGLVPSAIPLAFLPLGTTNVFALEAGIPFDLEAACRIALEGPAVPVNLGVANDTRFLLMASAGLDAEAVCQVSPGLKRALGKGAYLASALRALFQAPPQPFTARTAAGEDIPCYGAIISNGRLYGGRFVIAPGASLTAASFEVCLLLKPGRRALLGAALALAAGRTLSPAAARRLQTPNLQLLGAGVAVQIDGDFFGRLPVTLRIASDELCLVMPGKGSEG
- the nudC gene encoding NAD(+) diphosphatase → MPFPDRYPSPQHLPFNQTALAAEFKLESPDRDPGGAGVWVLLRSGELLVTDTPAATLPEGMLPAGDEGAAIYLGRYLGRPCRALKLPAESALPAGLRSENLLAAEPGLSLALLSLAGTAGAILHWLGNSRHCSRCGGATVPMPGEWGRTCRSCGYGHFPHIHPCVIVLVRRGRELLLTRKAGWPAGRYSLVAGFLDFGECLEEAVAREVLEETGVTVSNVRYVGSQSWPFPSQLMAGFVADYVAGEVVVETTELEDARWFSIDALPLLPPKRSIARYLLDHFGNEASPGR